The Sulfurimonas sp. HSL3-2 genome segment GTAAGATCTAATCATATCTTGGTATAAAAATAAAATGCTATAATTGCGATATTATAGCATTTGAAATAAAGAGATATTTTATGATTTTAATGATCGATAATTATGATAGTTTTACTTATAACATAGTTCAGTATTGTCTGGAACTTGGTGCAGATCTGAAGGTTATACGTAATGATGAACTTACTTTGGAAGAGATTATTGCTTTAAGACCTGAAAAGATTGTCATCTCCCCCGGTCCTGCAACGCCTGATGATGCGGGTGTGACTTTGGAAGTTATTGATTATTTTAAAGATAAACTCCCGATTCTTGGCATCTGTTTAGGTCACCAAAGTATTGCTCAAGTATATGGCGGGAAAGTAGTACGTGCAAAAAACATGATGCACGGTAAGACATCGATAATGGAACAATCAATTGAGTGTGATATTTTTAAAAAAGTTCCTCAGCAGTTTCGTGCGACTAGATACCATTCACTGATCGTTGAAAAAGAAAACCTTCCTGAAGATATCAAACCGACTGCGTATAGTATAGATGATCATGAGATAATGGCATTGCAGATAAAAGATAAGCCGATTTACGGTGTGCAATTTCATCCGGAATCGATTATGAGTGAATTTGGTTATGAGATCATAGGAAATTTTTTAAAATTATGAAAAAATATTTCATCTTATTCCTAATAATAGGGTTAGATGTCCTTTTTTTATTGTATGAAACTTCTCAGTTATCAATAGGATATAGTGAAGTCAGTCTCTTAAATGGTGGTTTTTCTGTTTTAAAATATATAGAAAATTTTTCTTTTTATATTTTTGGGCAAAATGACTTAGCTCTTAGACTGCCGATGATCATCCTGCATATTTCGAGTGCCTTATTGCTTTTTCATCTCTCGAAGAGATATCTTAAGTACGACAGAGACAGGATATGGTTAGTAGTAGTATT includes the following:
- a CDS encoding aminodeoxychorismate/anthranilate synthase component II; the protein is MILMIDNYDSFTYNIVQYCLELGADLKVIRNDELTLEEIIALRPEKIVISPGPATPDDAGVTLEVIDYFKDKLPILGICLGHQSIAQVYGGKVVRAKNMMHGKTSIMEQSIECDIFKKVPQQFRATRYHSLIVEKENLPEDIKPTAYSIDDHEIMALQIKDKPIYGVQFHPESIMSEFGYEIIGNFLKL